In uncultured Desulfuromonas sp., the genomic stretch GCAGATGGTGCAAAAACTTTTACTGTGGCGTGTTTCCGGCAGGGTGAAGGTGGTGATGTTTTGTTCCCCGCTAAGCCAGGTCAGTTTGGCTGATGTGGAAAAGAGGTTGGCGGCATGGGCGGAACCCGTGTCTTTACGGCAGCGCTCACAATGGCAGAGAAAGAACGTTGTAAACGGGCCGGTTATTTCAAAAGTGACTTCACCGCACAGACATGATCCGGTGGTTTTGGTGTCCATTTTTGACTCCTGTTTTGTTGTCAGTCAGGGGACTGGAGCAGTGATTGAGCAATCAGAGTAATGGCCAGATCAAGGTGGCGCTCGGGATCAAAGGACGGACCCAACACCTGAGCAAGGCCGGGCCGGGTTTGCAGGCGATCATCCCAGAGTGCGTTTGTGCAGCGGCGGCGCAGTTCTGAGCAGATCCAGGTGAAATTGGCATCACGACTGAGCT encodes the following:
- a CDS encoding GFA family protein codes for the protein MDTKTTGSCLCGEVTFEITGPFTTFFLCHCERCRKDTGSAHAANLFSTSAKLTWLSGEQNITTFTLPETRHSKSFCTICGSALPIQLNKKLIQIPAGSLDSDVTMRPTAHIFLSDKANWDHDLDDVAKFETLPG